One stretch of Streptomyces sp. A2-16 DNA includes these proteins:
- the trpC gene encoding indole-3-glycerol phosphate synthase TrpC, giving the protein MSVLDEIIDGVRADLAERQARVSLDELKERAAKAPAAKDGVAALRGDGVKVICEVKRSSPSKGALAAIADPAGLAADYEAGGAAVISVLTEQRRFGGSLADLEAVRARVDIPVLRKDFIVTSYQLWEARAYGADLALLIVAALEQPALESLIERAESIGLTPLVEVHDEDEVERAVDAGAKIIGVNARNLKTLEVDRGTFERIAPEIPAGLVKVAESGVRGPHDLIAYANAGADAVLVGESLVTGKDPRTAVSDLVAAGEHPALRHGRG; this is encoded by the coding sequence GTGAGTGTGCTCGACGAGATCATCGACGGAGTCCGTGCCGACCTCGCGGAACGGCAGGCGCGCGTCAGCCTCGACGAGCTCAAGGAGCGCGCGGCGAAGGCTCCGGCGGCCAAGGACGGCGTGGCCGCACTGCGCGGCGACGGCGTCAAGGTCATCTGCGAGGTCAAGCGCTCCAGCCCCTCCAAGGGCGCGCTGGCCGCGATCGCCGACCCGGCGGGCCTCGCCGCCGACTACGAGGCGGGCGGCGCGGCGGTCATCTCCGTCCTCACCGAACAGCGCCGTTTCGGCGGCTCGCTCGCCGACCTGGAGGCCGTCCGCGCGCGCGTGGACATCCCGGTCCTGCGCAAGGACTTCATCGTCACCTCGTACCAGCTCTGGGAGGCCCGGGCCTACGGCGCCGACCTCGCGCTGCTCATCGTCGCGGCCCTGGAGCAGCCCGCCCTGGAGTCCCTGATCGAGCGCGCCGAGTCCATCGGCCTGACCCCGCTCGTCGAGGTCCACGACGAGGACGAGGTCGAGCGCGCGGTGGACGCCGGAGCGAAGATCATCGGCGTCAACGCGCGTAACCTCAAGACCCTCGAGGTCGACCGCGGCACGTTCGAGCGCATCGCCCCCGAGATCCCGGCCGGCCTGGTCAAGGTCGCCGAGTCCGGAGTCCGCGGCCCGCACGACCTGATCGCCTACGCCAACGCCGGCGCCGACGCGGTCCTGGTCGGGGAGTCCCTCGTGACGGGCAAGGACCCGAGGACGGCCGTGTCGGACCTGGTGGCCGCGGGCGAGCATCCCGCACTGCGCCACGGGCGCGGCTGA
- a CDS encoding CoA ester lyase, which produces MTALTWLYVPGDRPEIVTKALAAGADIVVIDLEDAVAPDRKRYAREATAERLADPQPTPVHVRVNALGSPVATADLAALAPLPGVSGLRLPKITAPAQIRHVAETTAPAGRGAPPLYALLESALAVERAHDIATAHPTLRGIALGEADLRADLGVSHDAGLDWSRSRVVVAARAAALPPPPQSVHPDIEDLDGLAASCAHGRALGFLGRAAIHPRQLPVIERAYLPTQEEIERAETVLKAAEADQGAQALPNGTFIDAAVVAQAHRTLSLLHRR; this is translated from the coding sequence ATGACCGCGCTCACCTGGCTGTACGTCCCCGGCGACCGGCCCGAGATCGTCACCAAGGCCCTCGCGGCCGGCGCCGACATCGTGGTGATCGACCTGGAGGACGCGGTCGCCCCCGACCGCAAGCGGTACGCCCGCGAGGCCACCGCCGAACGCCTCGCCGACCCCCAGCCGACCCCGGTCCACGTCCGCGTGAACGCCCTCGGCAGCCCCGTGGCGACGGCGGACCTGGCAGCATTGGCCCCTCTCCCGGGCGTCTCGGGCCTACGCCTCCCCAAGATCACCGCCCCCGCCCAGATCAGGCACGTCGCGGAGACGACGGCCCCCGCCGGAAGAGGCGCCCCACCCCTGTACGCCCTCCTGGAATCGGCCCTGGCCGTCGAGCGCGCCCACGACATCGCGACGGCCCACCCCACCCTGCGGGGCATCGCCCTCGGCGAGGCGGACCTGCGAGCCGACCTGGGCGTGAGCCACGACGCGGGCCTGGACTGGTCCCGCTCCCGGGTGGTCGTGGCGGCGAGAGCGGCGGCCCTGCCTCCCCCGCCCCAGTCGGTCCACCCCGACATCGAGGACCTGGACGGCCTCGCGGCCTCCTGCGCCCACGGCCGCGCCCTCGGCTTCCTCGGCCGGGCGGCCATCCACCCCCGCCAGCTCCCGGTCATCGAACGGGCCTATCTCCCCACCCAGGAGGAGATCGAGCGGGCGGAAACGGTCCTCAAGGCGGCCGAGGCCGACCAGGGAGCCCAGGCCCTGCCGAACGGCACGTTCATCGACGCGGCGGTGGTGGCCCAGGCCCACCGCACGCTCTCCCTCCTGCACCGCCGCTGA
- the trpA gene encoding tryptophan synthase subunit alpha, protein MSGNIQLLTDTLAAARAEGRSALIAYLPAGFPTVDGGIEAIKAAFDGGADVVEVGLPHSDPVLDGPVIQTADDIALRGGVKIADVMRTVRETYEATGKPVLVMTYWNPIDRYGVERFTAELAEAGGAGCILPDLPVQESALWREHAEKHGLATVFVVAPSSKDARLAEITAAGSGFVYAASLMGVTGTRESVGAQAQDLVERTRATGSNLPVCVGLGVSNAAQAAEVAGFADGVIVGSAFVKLMLDAPDDKAGLEGVRALAGELAKGVRRQA, encoded by the coding sequence GTGAGCGGGAACATCCAGCTGTTGACCGACACCCTCGCCGCCGCCAGGGCCGAGGGCCGGTCCGCGCTCATCGCCTACCTCCCGGCCGGGTTCCCGACCGTGGACGGCGGCATCGAGGCGATCAAGGCCGCCTTCGACGGCGGCGCGGACGTCGTCGAGGTCGGTCTGCCGCACAGCGACCCGGTGCTCGACGGCCCCGTCATCCAGACCGCCGACGACATCGCCCTGCGCGGCGGCGTCAAGATCGCGGACGTGATGCGGACGGTGCGCGAGACGTACGAGGCCACCGGGAAGCCGGTGCTCGTGATGACGTACTGGAACCCCATCGACCGCTACGGCGTCGAGCGTTTCACCGCGGAGCTCGCCGAGGCGGGCGGCGCGGGCTGCATCCTGCCCGACCTGCCGGTGCAGGAGTCGGCGCTGTGGAGGGAGCACGCCGAGAAGCACGGGCTCGCCACGGTCTTCGTCGTCGCGCCCAGCAGCAAGGACGCGCGGCTCGCCGAGATCACCGCGGCGGGCAGCGGCTTCGTCTACGCGGCCTCGCTGATGGGTGTCACGGGCACGCGTGAGTCGGTCGGCGCGCAGGCGCAGGACCTGGTCGAGCGCACCCGGGCCACCGGCTCGAATCTGCCCGTCTGCGTGGGACTCGGGGTCTCCAACGCGGCGCAGGCCGCCGAGGTGGCCGGCTTCGCCGACGGCGTGATCGTCGGCTCGGCCTTCGTCAAGCTGATGCTGGACGCGCCGGACGACAAGGCCGGTCTCGAGGGCGTTCGCGCGCTCGCCGGTGAGCTGGCGAAGGGCGTGCGCCGACAGGCGTAG
- a CDS encoding thioredoxin domain-containing protein — MSEKNREGKRTARERLAEERAKQKSAEKRRRVLIVGASVVCVLGLAAVIGVVAANSGKDKDSDASGPVVVPSGANGQDSLAIPVGEEGAKSTLVVWEDFRCPACKAFETAYRPTIHELTGSGKLKVEYHLATIIDGNMGGTGSRNAANAAACAQDLGKFPGYHDVLYENQPEETSDDYAKNEKLLELAQKVDGLDTPAFRSCVEKGTHNSWVDKSASAFRNGGFSGTPTVLLDGKNIYQDQTMTPAKLKQQVLEAAKG, encoded by the coding sequence GTGAGCGAGAAGAACCGTGAGGGAAAGCGCACCGCCCGGGAGCGGCTGGCGGAGGAGCGCGCGAAGCAGAAGTCCGCGGAGAAGCGGCGCCGGGTGCTGATCGTGGGCGCGAGTGTCGTCTGCGTCCTGGGGCTCGCGGCGGTGATCGGCGTCGTCGCGGCCAACTCCGGCAAGGACAAGGACAGCGACGCCTCGGGCCCGGTCGTGGTGCCCTCGGGGGCCAATGGCCAGGACAGCCTCGCCATCCCGGTCGGCGAGGAGGGCGCCAAGTCGACGCTCGTCGTCTGGGAGGACTTCCGCTGCCCGGCCTGCAAGGCGTTCGAGACCGCGTACCGCCCGACGATCCATGAGCTCACCGGCTCCGGCAAGCTCAAGGTCGAGTACCACCTGGCCACGATCATCGACGGCAACATGGGCGGCACCGGCTCCCGCAACGCGGCCAACGCGGCCGCCTGTGCCCAGGACCTCGGGAAGTTCCCGGGCTACCACGACGTGCTCTACGAGAACCAGCCCGAGGAGACCAGCGACGACTACGCCAAGAACGAGAAACTGCTCGAACTGGCGCAGAAGGTCGACGGTCTCGACACCCCGGCGTTCCGGTCGTGTGTCGAGAAGGGCACCCACAACAGCTGGGTGGACAAGTCCGCGTCCGCCTTCCGCAACGGCGGGTTCTCCGGCACCCCGACCGTCCTGCTCGACGGCAAGAACATCTACCAGGACCAGACGATGACCCCGGCGAAGCTGAAGCAGCAGGTGCTGGAAGCCGCCAAGGGGTAA
- a CDS encoding anthranilate synthase component I, producing MDLETFRKLATDRRVIPVTRKLLADGDTPVALYRKLAAERPGTYLLESAENGRSWSRYSFVGVRSAATLTARDGQAHWLGTPPVGVPVDGDPLAALRATIEALHTPHQEGLPPFTGGLVGYLGYDIVRRLEKIGPGERDDLQLPELTMLLTSDLAVMDHWEGSVLLIANAINHNDLDTGVDEAYTDAVARLDAMEADLSRAVAQPPAVLPPSELPEYTALWGGPDFQEAVEDIKERIRAGEAFQVVPSQRFETPCTASALDVYRVLRATNPSPYMYLFRFDGFDVVGSSPEALVKVEDGHAMVHPIAGTRWRGATPQEDQALADELLADPKERAEHLMLVDLGRNDLGRVCEPGSVEVVDFMSVERYSHVMHIVSTVTGKVARGRTAFDVLTACFPAGTLSGAPKPRAMQIIDELEPSRRGLYGGCVGYLDFAGDSDTAIAIRTALLRDGTAYVQAGAGIVADSDPVAEDTECRNKAAAVLRAVHTANRLGK from the coding sequence ATGGACCTCGAGACCTTCCGCAAGCTGGCCACCGACCGCCGTGTCATCCCCGTCACGCGCAAGCTCCTGGCCGACGGCGACACCCCGGTCGCCCTTTACCGCAAGCTCGCCGCCGAGCGCCCCGGCACCTACCTGCTGGAGTCCGCGGAGAACGGCCGCTCGTGGTCCCGCTACTCCTTTGTGGGCGTTCGCTCGGCCGCGACCCTGACCGCGCGCGACGGCCAGGCGCACTGGCTGGGCACCCCGCCGGTCGGCGTCCCCGTCGACGGCGATCCGCTGGCCGCCCTGCGCGCCACCATCGAGGCCCTGCACACCCCCCACCAGGAGGGCCTGCCGCCCTTCACCGGCGGCCTGGTCGGCTACCTCGGCTACGACATCGTCCGCCGCCTGGAGAAGATCGGCCCGGGGGAGCGGGACGACCTCCAGCTGCCCGAGCTGACCATGCTGCTCACCAGTGACCTCGCCGTCATGGACCACTGGGAGGGCTCGGTCCTGCTGATCGCCAACGCGATCAACCACAACGACCTCGACACCGGCGTCGACGAGGCCTACACCGACGCGGTGGCCCGCCTGGACGCCATGGAGGCGGACCTGTCCCGCGCGGTGGCCCAGCCCCCGGCGGTCCTGCCGCCCTCCGAGCTGCCCGAGTACACCGCGCTCTGGGGCGGCCCCGACTTCCAGGAGGCCGTCGAGGACATCAAGGAGCGCATCCGGGCCGGCGAGGCCTTCCAGGTCGTCCCCTCGCAGCGCTTCGAGACGCCGTGCACGGCCAGCGCGCTGGACGTCTACCGGGTCCTGAGGGCCACGAACCCGTCGCCGTACATGTACCTCTTCCGCTTCGACGGCTTCGACGTCGTGGGCTCGTCCCCCGAGGCCCTCGTCAAGGTCGAGGACGGACACGCGATGGTCCACCCCATCGCCGGCACCCGGTGGCGCGGGGCGACCCCGCAGGAGGACCAGGCCCTCGCCGACGAGCTGCTCGCCGACCCGAAGGAGCGCGCCGAGCACCTGATGCTGGTCGACCTCGGGCGCAACGACCTGGGACGCGTCTGCGAGCCGGGCTCCGTGGAGGTCGTCGACTTCATGTCCGTCGAGCGGTACTCCCACGTGATGCACATCGTCTCCACGGTCACCGGCAAGGTGGCGCGGGGCCGCACCGCCTTCGACGTCCTGACCGCCTGCTTCCCCGCCGGCACCCTCTCCGGCGCCCCCAAGCCCCGCGCGATGCAGATCATCGACGAACTCGAGCCGTCCCGGCGCGGGTTGTACGGCGGCTGCGTCGGCTACCTCGACTTCGCGGGCGACTCCGACACCGCGATCGCCATCCGTACCGCCCTGCTGCGGGACGGCACCGCCTACGTCCAGGCCGGCGCCGGAATCGTCGCCGACTCCGACCCGGTCGCCGAGGACACGGAGTGCCGCAACAAGGCGGCGGCGGTCCTCAGGGCGGTCCACACGGCGAACCGCTTGGGCAAGTAG
- a CDS encoding HGxxPAAW family protein, with protein sequence MAGSSHGHTPAAWTGVTIAFIGFCVAGAFMVMAQPAGFWAGMAIVVIGGVVGWIMSAMGMGMPKDTHKPLVTAQAESADAKS encoded by the coding sequence ATGGCGGGCAGCAGCCACGGTCACACCCCGGCCGCCTGGACCGGTGTCACGATCGCCTTCATCGGTTTCTGCGTCGCGGGCGCCTTCATGGTGATGGCCCAGCCGGCGGGCTTCTGGGCCGGCATGGCGATCGTGGTCATCGGCGGCGTCGTCGGCTGGATCATGAGCGCCATGGGGATGGGCATGCCCAAGGACACCCACAAGCCGCTCGTCACCGCGCAGGCCGAGTCGGCGGACGCCAAGAGCTGA
- a CDS encoding DUF2752 domain-containing protein — MPDVNADSQPVLPRNGLPGRLAVPGGILAAVAAAFTYVGTVDPNQPGHYPVCPLYRITGLYCPGCGGLRSAHAFVHGDFLGALQDNAPAVVGYLGFAVLWTVWVVRAARGRPLNLGLGPVHLWTAGALLLVFTVVRNLPFGGWLHP; from the coding sequence ATGCCAGACGTGAACGCAGACAGTCAGCCGGTACTGCCCCGCAACGGCCTGCCAGGACGCCTGGCCGTCCCGGGCGGCATCCTCGCGGCCGTCGCCGCGGCCTTCACCTACGTGGGGACCGTCGACCCCAACCAGCCCGGCCACTACCCCGTCTGCCCGCTGTACCGCATCACCGGCCTCTACTGCCCCGGCTGCGGCGGACTGCGCAGCGCGCACGCCTTCGTCCACGGGGACTTCCTCGGCGCGCTCCAGGACAACGCACCGGCCGTTGTGGGCTATCTGGGCTTCGCCGTGCTGTGGACCGTCTGGGTGGTCCGCGCGGCGCGCGGACGGCCGTTGAACCTCGGTCTCGGGCCGGTGCACCTGTGGACGGCGGGGGCATTGCTGCTGGTCTTCACGGTTGTCCGGAACCTGCCGTTCGGTGGCTGGCTTCATCCTTGA
- a CDS encoding CoA transferase, with the protein MTPAPLSGLRVLDLATLFAGPMAATLLGDFGAEVVKIEHPTKPDPSRGHGPSKDGVGLWWKVLGRNKRTLTLDLSKPGGRTTFLKLAAAADVVIENFRPGTLEKWDLGWPELSAANPRLVLTRVTGFGQFGPYSRRPGFGTLAEAMSGFAAITGEPDAPPVLPPFGLADSIAGLATAYAVMTALAARDRTGEGQVVDMALIEPILSVLGPQPTWYDQLGHVQERTGNRSANNAPRNTYRTADGTWVAVSTSAQSIAERVMHLVGRPELIDEPWFATGAQRAAHADVLDAAVGSWIAGRSRADVLAAFEKAEAAVAPIQDIRDVMADPQYQALDTVTTVDDPDLGPLRMQNVLFRLSATPGAIRWAGRPHGADTDELLTELGLSETELTALREEGAV; encoded by the coding sequence ATGACACCTGCACCCCTCTCCGGCCTCCGCGTCCTCGACCTGGCCACCCTGTTCGCGGGCCCGATGGCCGCCACCCTGCTCGGTGACTTCGGCGCGGAGGTCGTCAAGATCGAGCACCCCACGAAACCGGACCCCTCCCGCGGCCACGGCCCCTCGAAGGACGGCGTCGGCCTGTGGTGGAAGGTCCTGGGCCGCAACAAGCGCACCCTCACCCTCGACCTGTCCAAGCCGGGCGGCCGGACCACCTTCCTGAAGCTGGCCGCCGCCGCGGACGTGGTCATCGAGAACTTCCGCCCCGGCACCCTGGAGAAATGGGACCTGGGCTGGCCCGAGCTCAGCGCCGCCAACCCCCGCCTGGTCCTCACCCGTGTCACGGGCTTCGGCCAGTTCGGCCCCTACTCCCGCCGTCCCGGCTTCGGCACCCTCGCCGAGGCGATGAGCGGTTTCGCGGCGATCACCGGCGAACCGGACGCGCCCCCGGTCCTGCCGCCCTTCGGCCTGGCCGACTCCATCGCGGGTCTCGCGACGGCGTACGCGGTGATGACCGCCCTCGCGGCCCGCGACCGCACCGGCGAGGGCCAGGTCGTCGACATGGCCCTCATCGAGCCGATCCTGAGCGTCCTCGGCCCCCAGCCGACCTGGTACGACCAGCTCGGCCACGTCCAGGAACGCACCGGCAACCGCTCCGCCAACAACGCCCCGCGCAACACCTACCGCACGGCCGACGGCACCTGGGTCGCCGTCTCCACCTCGGCCCAGTCGATCGCGGAACGCGTGATGCACCTGGTCGGCCGCCCGGAACTGATCGACGAGCCGTGGTTCGCGACCGGCGCCCAGCGGGCCGCCCACGCCGACGTCCTGGACGCGGCGGTCGGCTCCTGGATCGCCGGACGCAGCCGCGCCGACGTCCTCGCGGCCTTCGAGAAGGCGGAGGCCGCGGTCGCCCCCATCCAGGACATCCGGGACGTGATGGCCGACCCGCAGTACCAGGCGCTCGACACCGTCACCACGGTCGACGACCCCGACCTCGGCCCCCTGCGCATGCAGAACGTCCTCTTCCGGCTCTCCGCGACCCCCGGCGCGATCCGCTGGGCGGGCCGCCCGCACGGCGCGGACACGGACGAGCTCCTGACGGAACTGGGCCTGAGCGAGACCGAGTTGACGGCGCTGCGCGAGGAGGGCGCCGTATGA
- the lgt gene encoding prolipoprotein diacylglyceryl transferase, whose amino-acid sequence MELAYIPSPSRGVIHLGPIPLRGYAFCIIIGVFVAVWLGNKRWIARGGRAGTVADIAVWAVPFGLLGGRLYHVITDYELYFSEGRDWVDAFKVWEGGLGIWGAIALGAVGAWIGCRRRGIPLPAYADAIAPGIALAQAVGRWGNWFNQELYGKPTDLPWALHITSSTDGRVPGYYHPTFLYESLWCIGVALLVIWADRRFKLGHGRAFALYVAAYCTGRGWIEYMRIDDAHHILGLRLNVWTAIIVFLLAVTYIVLSARKRPGREEVVEPGASDGDAEKADGEEKAADGDGTAEADSAEVKADTEDKAEAGTESAKKT is encoded by the coding sequence ATGGAACTTGCCTACATTCCCAGCCCGTCGCGCGGGGTGATCCACCTCGGTCCCATCCCGCTGCGTGGCTACGCGTTCTGCATCATCATCGGCGTCTTCGTTGCCGTCTGGCTCGGCAACAAGCGCTGGATCGCCCGAGGCGGGCGGGCCGGCACGGTGGCCGACATCGCGGTGTGGGCCGTGCCGTTCGGACTGCTCGGCGGCCGCCTCTACCACGTGATCACGGACTACGAGCTGTACTTCAGCGAGGGCCGCGACTGGGTGGACGCCTTCAAGGTCTGGGAGGGCGGCCTCGGCATCTGGGGCGCGATCGCCCTCGGCGCCGTGGGTGCGTGGATCGGCTGTCGCCGACGCGGCATCCCGCTGCCCGCCTACGCCGACGCCATCGCGCCCGGCATCGCCCTCGCGCAGGCCGTCGGCCGCTGGGGCAACTGGTTCAACCAGGAGCTGTACGGCAAGCCGACCGACCTGCCGTGGGCCCTGCACATCACGTCCTCCACCGACGGCCGGGTACCGGGCTACTACCACCCGACGTTCCTGTACGAGTCGCTGTGGTGCATCGGCGTCGCGCTCCTCGTCATCTGGGCGGACCGCCGCTTCAAGCTGGGCCACGGGCGGGCGTTCGCGCTGTACGTCGCCGCGTACTGCACGGGGCGCGGCTGGATCGAGTACATGCGCATCGACGACGCCCACCACATCCTCGGGCTCCGGCTCAACGTCTGGACCGCGATCATCGTGTTCCTGCTCGCGGTGACGTACATCGTGCTCTCCGCGAGGAAGCGGCCGGGACGGGAAGAAGTGGTGGAGCCGGGTGCCTCCGACGGTGACGCCGAGAAGGCCGACGGCGAGGAGAAGGCCGCCGACGGTGACGGGACGGCCGAGGCCGACTCCGCCGAGGTGAAGGCCGACACCGAGGACAAGGCCGAGGCCGGGACCGAGTCCGCGAAGAAGACCTGA
- the rbsK gene encoding ribokinase — protein MTHIAVLGSTNMDLVAYVEKAPRRGETVSGREFRTIPGGKGANQAIAAARAGATVSMIGAVGNDGFGTRLRSTLEHSGVTTDHLRTVEGPTGTAHIVVDDEGGNAIVVVPGANGTVDHLVPGDEGLIASADALLLQLEIPLAAVLAGAQKARSHGVRTILTPAPVQPLPPELLAATDLLVPNEHEAATLTGRTDPFAAGTALLDRVPRVVITLGAAGSLYLTRDAEPLVVPAPRVTAVDSTGAGDTYVGTLAVALGEERPIREAMAWAATAAALSVQREGASASMPYRSEIEARYTS, from the coding sequence ATGACCCACATCGCCGTGCTCGGCAGCACGAACATGGACCTGGTCGCCTACGTCGAGAAGGCACCCCGGCGCGGAGAAACCGTCTCCGGCAGGGAGTTCCGCACGATCCCCGGCGGCAAGGGCGCCAACCAGGCGATCGCCGCCGCCCGCGCCGGGGCCACCGTCTCGATGATCGGCGCGGTCGGCAACGACGGCTTCGGCACCCGCCTGCGCTCCACCCTGGAGCACTCCGGAGTGACCACCGACCACCTGCGCACCGTCGAGGGCCCCACCGGCACCGCGCACATCGTCGTCGACGACGAGGGCGGCAACGCGATCGTCGTCGTCCCCGGCGCCAACGGCACCGTCGACCACCTCGTCCCCGGCGACGAGGGCCTGATCGCCTCGGCCGACGCCCTGCTCCTCCAGCTGGAGATCCCCCTGGCCGCGGTCCTCGCGGGCGCGCAGAAGGCCCGGTCCCACGGTGTCCGTACGATCCTCACGCCCGCCCCCGTCCAGCCCCTCCCGCCCGAACTCCTCGCCGCCACCGACCTGTTGGTCCCCAACGAGCACGAGGCCGCCACCCTCACCGGCCGCACCGACCCGTTCGCCGCCGGCACCGCCCTCCTCGACCGGGTCCCGCGCGTGGTGATCACCCTGGGCGCGGCCGGCAGCCTGTATCTGACCCGGGACGCCGAACCCCTCGTCGTCCCCGCCCCACGGGTCACCGCGGTGGACTCCACCGGCGCGGGCGACACCTACGTGGGCACCCTCGCGGTCGCCCTCGGCGAGGAGCGGCCCATCCGGGAGGCCATGGCCTGGGCCGCCACCGCGGCCGCACTCTCCGTCCAGCGGGAAGGCGCCTCGGCGTCCATGCCCTACCGCTCCGAGATCGAGGCCCGGTACACGTCATGA
- the trpB gene encoding tryptophan synthase subunit beta, whose amino-acid sequence MPSEFFIPDPEGRIPSAEGYFGAFGGKFIPEALVAAVDEVAVEYDKAKHDPEFARELDDLLVNYTGRPSSLTEVPRFAEHAGGARIFLKREDLNHTGSHKINNVLGQALLTKRMGKTRVIAETGAGQHGVATATACALFGLECTIYMGEIDTQRQALNVARMRMLGAEVIAVKSGSRTLKDAINEAFRDWVANVDRTHYLFGTVAGPHPFPAMVRDFHRVIGVEARRQILERAGRLPDAAVACVGGGSNAIGLFHAFIPDTDVRLIGCEPAGHGVETGEHAATLTAGEPGILHGSRSYVLQDEEGQITEPYSISAGLDYPGIGPEHSYLKDSGRGEYRAVTDDAAMQALRLLSRTEGIIPAIESAHALAGALEVGKELGKDGLIVVNLSGRGDKDMDTAARYFGLYDTDAAVAADEAGTGAEIEGDAK is encoded by the coding sequence ATGCCCAGCGAGTTCTTCATCCCCGACCCCGAGGGTCGGATCCCCAGCGCCGAGGGCTACTTCGGCGCGTTCGGCGGCAAGTTCATCCCGGAGGCCCTCGTCGCCGCCGTGGACGAGGTCGCCGTCGAGTACGACAAGGCCAAGCACGACCCCGAGTTCGCCCGTGAGCTCGACGACCTGCTGGTCAACTACACCGGCCGCCCGAGTTCGCTCACCGAGGTGCCCCGCTTCGCGGAGCACGCGGGTGGCGCCCGGATCTTCCTGAAGCGGGAAGACCTCAACCACACCGGCTCCCACAAGATCAACAACGTGCTCGGTCAGGCCCTGCTCACCAAGCGCATGGGCAAGACCCGGGTGATCGCCGAGACCGGCGCCGGCCAGCACGGCGTCGCCACCGCGACCGCCTGCGCGCTCTTCGGTCTCGAGTGCACGATCTACATGGGTGAGATCGACACCCAGCGCCAGGCCCTGAACGTGGCCCGCATGCGCATGCTCGGCGCCGAGGTCATCGCCGTGAAGTCCGGCAGCCGCACGCTGAAGGACGCCATCAACGAGGCCTTCCGCGACTGGGTCGCCAACGTCGACCGCACCCACTACCTCTTCGGCACGGTCGCGGGACCGCACCCCTTCCCCGCGATGGTCCGCGACTTCCACCGGGTCATCGGCGTCGAGGCCCGCCGCCAGATCCTGGAGCGCGCCGGCCGTCTTCCCGACGCGGCCGTCGCCTGCGTCGGCGGCGGCTCCAACGCCATCGGCCTCTTCCACGCCTTCATCCCCGACACCGACGTACGCCTCATCGGCTGCGAGCCCGCCGGGCACGGCGTGGAGACCGGCGAGCACGCGGCGACCCTGACCGCGGGCGAGCCCGGCATCCTGCACGGCTCCCGCTCCTACGTCCTCCAGGACGAGGAGGGCCAGATCACCGAGCCGTACTCGATCTCGGCCGGTCTGGACTACCCGGGCATCGGCCCCGAGCACTCCTACCTCAAGGACTCCGGCCGCGGCGAGTACCGCGCGGTCACCGACGACGCGGCCATGCAGGCCCTGCGCCTGCTGTCGCGCACCGAGGGCATCATCCCGGCCATCGAGAGCGCGCACGCGCTGGCCGGCGCCCTGGAGGTCGGCAAGGAGCTCGGCAAGGACGGGCTGATCGTCGTCAACCTGTCCGGGCGCGGTGACAAGGACATGGACACGGCCGCACGCTACTTCGGCCTGTACGACACCGACGCGGCCGTCGCCGCGGACGAGGCCGGCACCGGCGCGGAGATCGAGGGGGACGCCAAGTGA
- a CDS encoding TIGR02234 family membrane protein — translation MGYVTAVPHPRSEAAGPAKAGRLSLAVALLGGALGAAVALLATRQQWSEGTATVAGGAFPLTAKGSDVTGVPAALAIVGLAALVAVFAVRKAGRLLVAALLALSGAGIVVAALIGAGDSSALDEQAAKASGDTSATVSALSHTAWPYVAVVGGALILLAGLLALRYGRLWPAMSGRYERDGAPRARRKAPVVDPDRPEDIWKALDRGEDPTQA, via the coding sequence GTGGGGTACGTGACTGCTGTACCGCACCCCCGTTCCGAAGCCGCCGGACCCGCCAAGGCCGGACGTCTGAGTCTCGCCGTCGCCCTGCTGGGCGGCGCGCTCGGCGCCGCCGTGGCGCTGCTGGCCACCCGCCAGCAGTGGTCCGAGGGCACCGCGACCGTAGCCGGCGGGGCGTTCCCGCTGACCGCCAAGGGCAGCGACGTGACCGGTGTCCCGGCCGCCCTGGCCATAGTGGGCCTGGCCGCGCTCGTCGCCGTCTTCGCCGTCCGCAAGGCGGGGCGCCTCCTGGTCGCCGCGCTGCTCGCGCTCTCCGGGGCGGGCATTGTCGTGGCGGCGCTGATCGGCGCCGGCGACTCGTCCGCGCTGGACGAGCAGGCGGCGAAGGCCTCCGGCGACACCTCGGCGACGGTCTCCGCCCTCAGCCACACCGCGTGGCCCTACGTCGCCGTGGTGGGGGGTGCGCTGATCCTCCTGGCCGGTCTGCTGGCCCTTCGGTACGGGCGGCTGTGGCCCGCGATGTCGGGGCGGTACGAGCGGGACGGGGCGCCCCGGGCGCGTCGCAAGGCCCCTGTCGTCGACCCCGACCGGCCCGAGGACATCTGGAAGGCGCTCGATCGCGGGGAGGATCCCACGCAGGCGTAG